The Streptomyces laurentii region GCCGTTCGCGACAAGCCGGACCATCCGGGCAGCATGTCGGCCGGTCCTGCGGACAACCCCCCTGAGCCGGGCACGCCTGCCCCAGGGCGGGCCTTGTCCGATCCGAGGTGCCCGTACGCGCCTCTCGCCGTCAGGCGCGCAGGCCCCGCAGTGTCAGGTCGAGCAGCCGGTCCGCCAACTCCGGGTCCTCCGGGGAGCGTTCGGCGGCCAGCGCGATGGCGTTGGTGAGCTGCATCAGATCGCCGATCGCCACGTCCGCGCGCACCGCGCCCGCCGCCCGGGCCCGCGCCATCAGCACCGTGCCCGCCTCCCGCAGCGGCTCCCGGCAGGAGGACAGCGCCGAATCCCGGTCGGCCGAGGCCGACATGAGCGCGATCGACAGGCCGCGGTACTCGCTCGCGTGCGCCACCAGGGCGCGCAGCCACCGTCCGAGCGCCTCGCACGGGTCGGGGTGCCCGGCCAGTTCGGCGGAGTGCCGCAGCAGCGCGTCGCGCGCGTCCTGGAAGACGGCGCCGAGCAGCGCCTCGCGGGTCGGGAAGTGCCGGTAGAGGGTGCCGATGCCGACCCCGGCGCGGCGCGCGATGTCCTCCAGGGAGGCGTCCGTGCCCTGTTCGGTGAAGGCCGTCCGGGCCTGGGCCAGCAGCCGCTCGTGATTGCGCCGCGCGTCGGCACGCATCCGTACTCCTTCCACCGGCCCCGGGGCGGGTCCGGGTACCGCGAGGGGCCCGCGGGCGGCGTATGCCCACGGGCCCCTCGTACGGTACCGGTGCCGGTCCGGCGGCCCGGCGGGTCCGCCGGGCCGGTGATCCGTCATACGGTCACATCGGCACGCTGCCGGTGCGTCAGTCCTTGATCTCGCAGATCAGGGCGCCGGAGGTGACGGAGGCGCCGACCGCGGCGGACAGGCCCTTGACGGTGCCGGCCTTGTGCGCGTTGAGCGGCTGCTCCATCTTCATGGCCTCCAGGACGACGATCAGGTCGCCCTCCTCGACCTCGGCGCCCTCCTCGACGGCGACCTTGACGATGGTGCCCTGCATCGGGGAGGCGAGGGTGTCGCCGGACGCGGTCGGGCCGGACTTCTTCGCCGCGCGGCGCTTGGGCTTGGCGCCCGCCGCCAGGCCCGTACGGGCCAGGGACATGCCCAGCGACGACGGGAGGGAGACCTCCAGGCGCTTGCCGCCGACCTCGACCACGATGATCTCGCGGTTGCCCTCGTCCTCGTCGGCCTCGCCGCCCGCCGGGGCGAACGGCTTGATCTCGTTGACGAACTCGGTCTCGATCCACCGGGTGTGGATGTGGAACGGGTCGGCGGTGAACGCCGGGTCGACCACGACGGCCCGGTGGAACGGGATGGCCGTGGCCATGCCCTCGACCTTGAACTCGGCCAGCGCGCGCGAGGCGCGCTGCAGCGCCTGCTCGCGGGTCGCGCCGGTGACGACGAGCTTGGCGAGCAGCGAGTCCCAGGCCGGGCCGATCACGCTGCCGGTCTCGACGCCCGCGTCGAGGCGGACACCGGGGCCGGTCGGCGGGGCGAAGAGGGAGACGGTGCCGGGGGCCGGGAGGAAGTTGCGGCCCGGGTCCTCGCCGTTGATGCGGAACTCGAAGGAGTGACCGCGGATCTCCGGGTCGCCGTAGCCGAGCTCCTCGCCGTCGGCGATCCGGAACATCTCGCGGACCAGGTCGATGCCGGTGACCTCCTCGGTCACCGGGTGCTCGACCTGCAGCCGGGTGTTGACCTCCAGGAAGGAGATCGTGCCGTCGGTACCGACGAGGAACTCCACCGTGCCGGCGCCGACGTAGCCGGCCTCCTTCAGGATGGCCTTCGACGCCGCGTACAGCTGGGCGTTCTGGTCCTCGGTGAGGAACGGCGCGGGGGCCTCCTCGACGAGCTTCTGGTGGCGGCGCTGGAGCGAGCAGTCACGGGTGGAGACGACGACCACGTTGCCGTGGCTGTCGGCCAGGCACTGGGTCTCGACGTGCCGCGGCTTGTCCAGGTAGCGCTCCACGAAGCACTCGCCCCGGCCGAAGGCCGCGACGGCCTCGCGGACGGCGGAGTCGTACAGCTCCGGCACCTCGTCGAGGGTGCGGGCCACCTTCAGGCCGCGGCCACCGCCGCCGAAGGCGGCCTTGATCGCGATCGGCAGACCGTGCTGCTCGGCGAAGGCGACGACCTCGTCGGCACCCGAGACCGGGTCCGGCGTGCCGGCCACCAGCGGGGCACCGGCGCGCTGCGCGATGTGCCGGGCGGCGACCTTGTCGCCGAGGTCGCGGATGGCGTGCGGCGGCGGGCCGATCCAGATCAGGCCGGCGTCCAGGACGGCCTGGGCGAACTCGGCGTTCTCGGAGAGGAAGCCGTATCCGGGGTGGATCGCGTCGGCGCCCGCGTCCTTGGCGGCCTGCAGCACCTTGGCCATGTCCAGATAGCTGGTGGCCGGGGTGTCACCGCCCAGGGCGAACGCCTCGTCGGCCGCACGGACGTGCAGAGCGTCCCGATCCGGCTCGGCGTAGACGGCGACGCTCGCGATCCCGGCGTCCCGGCAAGCACGGGCGACACGGACAGCGATTTCGCCTCGGTTGGCGATGAGCACCTTGCGCACGATGGCTCCCTCCTTGAAACAAGCTGAGTTTAGGGACTGCCGACACGGCCTTTCGACCCATCCCCAGTGGTGAGCTTGCCCACACGGAGCGTGATAAGAGGCGTGCTCGGGTCGTGAAATCCCTTGTCGCACCACGGTACGCAGGGATTCTTTACGGCACAGTAGCTCCGCGGTGTGGCGCAGGTCTCTGTTCGTGCGGCCAGTCGCGAAAAGGGTTTCTTTGTGGAGTCCCTACGAATGGCGCAACCATTCTTTGCTCTCGCGGTGGAGTCCTCCTCGTGCGCGCGAACCCTTGTCCGACCCTTGGCCGGGTCTTGTTCGCCGGTTTACCGGCCAGTAGCCTTCGCGCTGTCGTCCGTACCGCAGGTAACAATGCAGGGATTCAGGGATCCAGGGGGTGGCCGAGGTGGCCCGCAGACCGATAGCGCTCCTCACGGCGGCGGTGCTCTTCCTCGAAGCGCCCGGCATCGTGGCGGTCAACGCGATCATGGCCCGCTTCGTGCGGGCCCAGTCGATGTCCCTCGACGGCCTCGACCCCGAGCTCCTGTACACCGGCACCTGGGCCCTCGGTATCGGCTCCGGCGCGCTGCTGCTGCTCTGCGCCCTCGTCCCGCTGATCGCCGCGATCCGCGACCGCCGCCCGGGCCGCGCCGGCCGGGCGCTGCTCGTCGGCTGCGCCGTGGTGCACGGGCTGCTCGGCGCGGTGGCGGTCGGGCTGCTCGGCTGGCTCGTCTTCGGGTACCTGATGCTGGTGGTCGCGCTGATCGTGCTCACCCTGGTGGCGTACGGCGAGACGGCGGCGGCCCCGAAGCCCGGGGCGCCGCGCGGCGAGGGCCCGGAGCCGGCGCCCGAGGCCCCCGCCGTCACGGCGTGACGCTCGGAGCGAGGCCCCCGCGGCTCAGGCCCAGAGGTCGGTGATCGACACGCCCAGCTTGCCGAGCAGCGTGCGCAGCAGCGGCAGGGACAGGCCGATGACATTGCCCGGGTCGCCGTCGATGCCCTCGATGAACGGCGCCGAACGGCCGTCCAGCGTGAACGCGCCCGCCACGTGCAGCGGCTCGCCGCTCGCCACGTACGCGGCGACCTCGGCGTCCGTCGGCTCGCCGAAGCGGACGAGGGTGGACGCGGTGGCCGACTCGTAGCGCTTGGCCTCGGTGTCGTACACGCAGTGACCCGTCTGGAGGATGCCGACCCGGCCGCGCATCGACTTCCAGCGGGCGGTGGCCTCCTCGGCGTCGGCCGGCTTGCCGAGCGCCTGCCCGTCCAGCTCCAGGACCGAGTCGCAGCCGATCACCAGCGCGCCGCTCGCCTCCGGCCGC contains the following coding sequences:
- a CDS encoding transcriptional regulator, tetR family (Bacterial regulatory proteins, tetR family; pfam00440;~Transcriptional regulator, TetR family [Streptomyces venezuelae ATCC10712];~identified by MetaGeneAnnotator; putative); translation: MRADARRNHERLLAQARTAFTEQGTDASLEDIARRAGVGIGTLYRHFPTREALLGAVFQDARDALLRHSAELAGHPDPCEALGRWLRALVAHASEYRGLSIALMSASADRDSALSSCREPLREAGTVLMARARAAGAVRADVAIGDLMQLTNAIALAAERSPEDPELADRLLDLTLRGLRA
- a CDS encoding carbamoyl-phosphate synthase L chain ATP-binding (Biotin carboxylase C-terminal domain; smart00878;~Carbamoyl-phosphate synthase L chain, ATP binding domain; pfam02786;~Carbamoyl-phosphate synthase L chain, N-terminal domain; pfam00289;~PFAM: carbamoyl-phosphate synthase L chain ATP-binding; biotin carboxylase domain protein; phosphoribosylglycinamide synthetase; biotin/lipoyl attachment domain-containingprotein; carbamoyl-phosphate synthetase large chain domain protein; KEGG: sma:SAV_3337 acyl-CoA carboxylase, subunit alpha;~The biotinyl-domain or biotin carboxyl carrier protein (BCCP) domain is present in all biotin-dependent enzymes, such as acetyl-CoA carboxylase, pyruvate carboxylase, propionyl-CoA carboxylase, methylcrotonyl-CoA carboxylase, geranyl-CoA carboxylase; cd06850;~acetyl-CoA carboxylase biotin carboxylase subunit; Validated;~biotinylation site [posttranslational modification];~carbamoyl-phosphate synthase L chain ATP-binding [Catenulispora acidiphila DSM44928];~carboxyltransferase (CT) interaction site;~identified by MetaGeneAnnotator; putative) produces the protein MRKVLIANRGEIAVRVARACRDAGIASVAVYAEPDRDALHVRAADEAFALGGDTPATSYLDMAKVLQAAKDAGADAIHPGYGFLSENAEFAQAVLDAGLIWIGPPPHAIRDLGDKVAARHIAQRAGAPLVAGTPDPVSGADEVVAFAEQHGLPIAIKAAFGGGGRGLKVARTLDEVPELYDSAVREAVAAFGRGECFVERYLDKPRHVETQCLADSHGNVVVVSTRDCSLQRRHQKLVEEAPAPFLTEDQNAQLYAASKAILKEAGYVGAGTVEFLVGTDGTISFLEVNTRLQVEHPVTEEVTGIDLVREMFRIADGEELGYGDPEIRGHSFEFRINGEDPGRNFLPAPGTVSLFAPPTGPGVRLDAGVETGSVIGPAWDSLLAKLVVTGATREQALQRASRALAEFKVEGMATAIPFHRAVVVDPAFTADPFHIHTRWIETEFVNEIKPFAPAGGEADEDEGNREIIVVEVGGKRLEVSLPSSLGMSLARTGLAAGAKPKRRAAKKSGPTASGDTLASPMQGTIVKVAVEEGAEVEEGDLIVVLEAMKMEQPLNAHKAGTVKGLSAAVGASVTSGALICEIKD
- a CDS encoding integral membrane protein (identified by MetaGeneAnnotator; putative;~sequence version:1), whose product is MAEVARRPIALLTAAVLFLEAPGIVAVNAIMARFVRAQSMSLDGLDPELLYTGTWALGIGSGALLLLCALVPLIAAIRDRRPGRAGRALLVGCAVVHGLLGAVAVGLLGWLVFGYLMLVVALIVLTLVAYGETAAAPKPGAPRGEGPEPAPEAPAVTA
- a CDS encoding septum formation protein (Nucleotide binding protein Maf. Maf has been implicated in inhibition of septum formation in eukaryotes, bacteria and archaea, but homologs in B.subtilis and S.cerevisiae are nonessential for cell division. Maf has been predicted to be a nucleotide-or...; cd00555;~dimer interface [polypeptide binding];~identified by MetaGeneAnnotator; putative;~septum formation protein [Streptomyces hygroscopicus subsp. jinggangensis TL01]), with the translated sequence MLASASPARLGLLRQAGLAPEVIVSGLDEDKVHAPTPAELALALAEAKAAHVAARPEASGALVIGCDSVLELDGQALGKPADAEEATARWKSMRGRVGILQTGHCVYDTEAKRYESATASTLVRFGEPTDAEVAAYVASGEPLHVAGAFTLDGRSAPFIEGIDGDPGNVIGLSLPLLRTLLGKLGVSITDLWA